A window of the Hevea brasiliensis isolate MT/VB/25A 57/8 chromosome 6, ASM3005281v1, whole genome shotgun sequence genome harbors these coding sequences:
- the LOC110631481 gene encoding probable amidase At4g34880: MSTNSPLLLVLSSILLCGFLTKITIAFSIKEATIDDLQLAFKRKHLTSRQLVQFYLKEIRKLNPLLRGVIEVNPDSLYLADKADQKRKAKAPGSLHSLHGIPILLKDNIATKDKLNTTAGSFALLGSVVPRDAGVVVRLRKAGAIILGKASMTEWAAFRSKFLPRGFCGRKGQGRNPYVLSAGTCGSSSGSGISVAANMVAVSLGTETDGSILCPSSVNSIVGINPTVGRAGVVPISPRQDSVGPMRRTVRDAVYALDAIVGFDYYDNATRGAAMFIPRDGYKQFLKPDGLIGKRLGIVRNPFFKFYNDEGSVKTRAFKHHLNTLREKGAILVDDLEISNIDEIINFTGSGECNAYLAEFKPAINAYLKQLVKSTVRTLADLIAFNKKFSKLEKTKEYGQDTFEAAESLRGADKLLKIAVANLNRISRNGFEELVRKHKLDALVTPYDFGMSSYASTLLAFRGHPGITVPAGHDTKVLPFGICFGGLKGTEPKLIEIAISETFLFSY; encoded by the exons ATGTCTACCAATTCACCACTTCTTTTAGTTCTTTCATCCATATTATTATGTGGGTTCTTAACCAAGATAACTATAGCGTTCTCAATAAAAGAAGCAACTATTGATGATCTTCAACTGGCATTTAAGCGGAAACATCTAACCTCCAGACAACTCGTTCAGTTCTACCTCAAAGAAATCCGCAAGCTCAATCCTCTCCTTCGAGGGGTCATAGAAGTGAACCCTGATTCTCTCTACCTAGCTGATAAGGCTGACCAAAAGCGCAAGGCTAAGGCTCCAGGTTCTTTGCATAGTTTACATGGCATTCCTATCCTGCTCAAAGATAACATCGCTACCAAAGATAAGCTCAACACCACTGCTGGCTCGTTTGCGCTGCTTGGTTCAGTCGTTCCCCGAGATGCAGGTGTGGTGGTGAGGTTGAGGAAAGCTGGAGCCATCATATTAGGGAAGGCTAGCATGACAGAATGGGCTGCTTTTAGATCGAAATTTTTACCTCGTGGTTTCTGTGGAAGAAAAGGTCAAGGAAGG AATCCTTACGTTCTATCAGCAGGGACATGTGGGTCAAGTAGCGGATCAGGAATATCAGTAGCAGCAAATATGGTAGCAGTGTCCCTGGGGACTGAGACTGATGGCTCCATCTTATGTCCATCCAGTGTTAACTCCATTGTGGGTATCAACCCAACCGTTGGTAGAGCTGGAGTCGTCCCAATCTCCCCTAGACAGGATTCAGTTGG GCCAATGCGCCGAACAGTGAGAGATGCTGTTTATGCCCTTGATGCTATTGTAGGCTTTGATTATTATGATAATGCGACTAGAGGTGCAGCCATGTTCATTCCACGCGATGGCTACAAGCAGTTCCTTAAGCCTGATGGCCTTATAGGGAAGCGATTAGGGATAGTCAGGAATCCTTTCTTCAAGTTCTATAATGACGAGGGATCTGTCAAAACTCGAGCTTTCAAGCACCACCTCAACACACTAAG ggaaaaaggagCAATTCTGGTAGATGATTTGGAAATTTCCAACATCGATGAGATCATAAATTTCACTGGAAGTGGTGAATGTAATGCATATCTGGCCGAGTTCAAGCCAGCGATTAATGCATACCTAAAACAACTGGTGAAATCCACAGTGCGAACCTTAGCAGACCTCATTGCCTTCAACAAGAAATTCTCCAAATTG GAAAAGACCAAGGAATATGGTCAAGACACGTTTGAAGCTGCTGAATCTTTGAGGGGAGCTGACAAACTGCTAAAGATAGCAGTGGCAAATTTGAACAGAATTTCAAGAAATGGTTTTGAGGAATTGGTGAGGAAGCATAAACTAGATGCACTAGTGACTCCTTATGATTTTGGAATGAGCTCATATGCCTCAACTCTTCTTGCATTCAGAGGACATCCAGGAATCACTGTCCCTGCTGGGCATGACACTAAGGTGTTGCCCTTTGGCATCTGCTTTGGAGGATTAAAGGGTACAGAACCAAAACTAATAGAGATTGCTATTAGTGAGACATTTTTATTCTCATATTAA